A window of the Helianthus annuus cultivar XRQ/B chromosome 4, HanXRQr2.0-SUNRISE, whole genome shotgun sequence genome harbors these coding sequences:
- the LOC110937920 gene encoding uncharacterized protein LOC110937920, with the protein MSICFIGFLVWKQGTTRVMAGSPQSTLCGCKNGSPNCRSPPTTAAEANRNQTSWDLLYAAAGEVARMRMVEEAAASRYYNGNTASQRLRKIETHDLHYQQLQVAQFQKLLKQQQIAKLQMMMLQSKTRNATNCKPAAPSVSAWLASQQAQPQPQRLPRSGMWVANPSSKRESTGTGVFLPRQTGAPTEPSKKREIMYRQSVMMAQNNHRQQPTQVSEFRLPQEWTY; encoded by the exons ATGTCCATTTGTTTTATTGGGTTTTTGGTTTGGAAACAGGGAACAACAAGGGTGATGGCAGGTTCTCCTCAATCTACGCTTTGTGGTTGCAAAAATGGAAGCCCTAACTGTCGTTCGCCGCCGACCACGGCGGCGGAAGCTAACCGGAATCAAACCTCGTGGGATCTTCTTTACGCCGCCGCCGGAGAAGTTGCTCGGATGAGAATGGTTGAAGAAGCAGCTGCTTCTCGGTATTATAATGGCAACACTGCCTCACAACGGTTGCGTAAAATCGAAACCCATGACCTCCATTATCAACAACTTCAAGTCGCTCAA tttcagaaGTTATTGAAGCAGCAACAAATCGCCAAACTGCAAATGATGATGCTACAAAGCAAAACACGGAACGCTACAAACTGTAAGCCGGCGGCTCCGTCTGTATCGGCTTGGCTAGCTTCACAACAAGCTCAGCCGCAGCCGCAACGCCTACCCAGGTCGGGTATGTGGGTAGCGAACCCTAGTAGCAAACGAGAGTCTACCGGTACGGGTGTTTTTTTGCCCCGTCAAACCGGAGCCCCGACTGAGCCGTCTAAAAAACGAG AGATTATGTATCGACAAAGTGTGATGATGGCTCAGAACAATCATCGGCAACAACCTACTCAAGTATCCGAGTTCAGGCTACCTCAAGAATGGACGTATTGA